The Flavobacterium psychrophilum genome includes a region encoding these proteins:
- a CDS encoding carbohydrate-binding protein SusD, producing the protein MKVKIIAAVFFSTLFTLSCTNLDEELYDRVPDDQFGQTPTEIEALVGGAYSSLRGFSDAISNSFPTCEYVFFLNEVASDEATIPTRGTDWFDLGRYQQVQRHEWASDNAMILSAWRYCYAGIAKVNSIIYQVDKSGLTEQAKMPIYAELKSIRAYYYYQLLDMFGNVPIVTNFEDVGLPSNSTRKEVYDFVESELVASLPYLNANIVYSKFTKNVAYGLLARLYLNSEAYVGVARWQDCLTMCQNISGYTLTPDYFASFATNNQTSSEIIFAIPYDQKAGTVGNYLSSMSCHYLHRFAISATGDYPWSGNGICAQPGVFSSFEDTDKRKASMIEGEQINLATGSVIIMDSGEPLIYTEDITNFTNAKQNEGVRLGKYEMKAGEQWERDHDWVIMRYSEILMMQAECYVRLGQAGLAAPFVEQIRERAGLEMPATIDLEFIDKELLREFIFEGRRRTDNIRFGTFFQPWWEKGSTAPEKAIFPIPKTVLDTNSNLNQNPGYPN; encoded by the coding sequence ATGAAAGTCAAAATAATAGCTGCTGTATTTTTTAGCACACTTTTTACTTTATCATGTACAAACCTTGATGAAGAACTGTACGACAGGGTTCCCGATGATCAGTTTGGTCAGACACCAACAGAGATCGAAGCTCTTGTAGGTGGTGCTTATTCTTCGTTACGAGGATTTAGCGATGCCATTTCAAACTCTTTCCCTACTTGCGAATATGTATTCTTTCTTAACGAAGTAGCGTCTGATGAGGCTACAATCCCAACAAGAGGAACTGACTGGTTTGACCTTGGTCGTTACCAGCAGGTGCAACGACACGAGTGGGCATCTGACAATGCCATGATACTATCGGCATGGAGATACTGCTATGCAGGTATAGCAAAAGTAAACTCCATAATTTATCAGGTAGATAAATCAGGACTTACAGAACAGGCTAAAATGCCTATTTATGCAGAATTAAAATCAATCAGGGCATACTATTACTATCAACTGCTTGATATGTTTGGTAATGTGCCAATTGTTACGAATTTTGAAGATGTTGGTTTACCTTCTAACTCTACACGTAAAGAAGTTTACGATTTTGTTGAGTCAGAATTGGTGGCTTCCCTGCCATACCTAAACGCTAACATAGTGTATTCTAAATTCACTAAAAATGTAGCTTACGGATTATTGGCAAGGTTATACCTTAACTCTGAAGCGTATGTTGGTGTTGCCCGTTGGCAGGATTGTTTAACTATGTGCCAGAACATTTCAGGATATACATTAACGCCTGATTATTTTGCAAGTTTTGCTACAAATAACCAGACATCATCAGAAATTATATTCGCTATTCCTTACGACCAAAAAGCGGGTACTGTAGGCAACTACCTTTCTTCGATGAGCTGCCATTATCTACATAGGTTTGCGATTTCGGCGACAGGAGACTATCCATGGAGTGGAAATGGTATATGTGCACAGCCTGGTGTATTCTCTTCTTTTGAAGACACAGATAAAAGAAAAGCGTCTATGATTGAAGGTGAGCAGATAAACCTTGCTACAGGATCTGTAATTATTATGGATAGCGGCGAACCGCTTATATATACCGAAGACATTACAAACTTTACCAATGCTAAACAAAACGAAGGTGTAAGGCTTGGTAAATATGAAATGAAAGCGGGTGAGCAGTGGGAGCGTGACCATGACTGGGTTATTATGCGTTACTCTGAAATACTTATGATGCAGGCAGAATGCTACGTTCGTTTAGGGCAGGCAGGTCTTGCAGCACCATTTGTTGAGCAGATTAGAGAACGTGCAGGTCTGGAAATGCCTGCTACGATAGACCTTGAATTTATTGATAAAGAACTTCTTCGCGAATTTATATTTGAAGGAAGACGAAGGACAGATAATATTAGGTTTGGTACATTCTTCCAACCATGGTGGGAAAAAGGGTCTACTGCTCCGGAGAAAGCTATTTTCCCAATTCCTAAAACTGTTTTGGATACCAATTCAAACCTGAATCAAAATCCTGGATATCCTAATTAG